A window of the Rhizobium viscosum genome harbors these coding sequences:
- a CDS encoding class I SAM-dependent methyltransferase codes for MSQAAPFAVRFDPTNQELVLSGKIRPEGAAEIADALSLMQQSLERYSGVVYLNVKRLTHINMTAFSALADILAESCRTRPERKIVILTSSVMAWSTPVFEKLAKHYPNLTVEVYDSAFYPGQSFVEDEAFIPILRTQTKMTWRHERELLPRHGLRSGLVVADICCGIGDFAALVQREFKPSRLVALDHSVRSLDYARRVAADFDLKEIEYTYGDASQMLLRDNQFDFVTCRHSLQIFDRPEMLLRELYRICKPGGRVYITNEKNSHCLGEPHAETIKWTYEEVAKLFRHFDMDVEMGPKSRHLLADAGFDAIKVDTFMVTNLDGDPQDFADIIEAWENVYAGQMAVRRGDTPEFIRRFRQGFKDHVFAALHPKGYAGWPIWAASGRKPL; via the coding sequence ATGAGCCAGGCCGCACCCTTCGCAGTTCGTTTCGATCCGACAAACCAAGAGCTGGTTTTGTCTGGCAAGATACGGCCAGAAGGTGCCGCAGAAATTGCCGATGCCCTGTCGCTGATGCAGCAAAGCCTGGAAAGGTACAGCGGGGTCGTCTACCTCAATGTCAAACGTCTGACGCATATCAACATGACGGCCTTTTCCGCCCTGGCCGATATCCTCGCGGAAAGCTGCCGGACGAGACCGGAACGGAAGATCGTAATTTTGACCTCGAGCGTGATGGCGTGGTCGACTCCGGTTTTTGAAAAGCTAGCCAAACACTACCCCAACCTGACGGTGGAAGTTTACGACTCTGCATTTTATCCGGGTCAGAGCTTTGTGGAAGACGAGGCGTTCATTCCCATTCTCCGTACTCAGACTAAGATGACATGGAGGCACGAGAGAGAACTATTGCCTCGTCACGGTCTCCGTAGCGGTCTTGTCGTTGCGGACATCTGCTGCGGGATTGGTGATTTCGCAGCCTTGGTCCAACGGGAGTTTAAGCCGTCCCGCCTCGTCGCCCTGGACCACTCGGTGCGCAGCCTGGACTATGCTCGCAGAGTGGCTGCGGATTTCGATTTGAAGGAAATCGAATACACTTACGGCGATGCATCGCAGATGCTGCTGCGAGACAATCAATTCGACTTTGTGACGTGCCGGCATTCCCTCCAGATTTTCGACCGTCCCGAGATGCTGCTGCGGGAGCTCTACCGTATCTGCAAGCCCGGCGGCCGGGTCTACATTACAAACGAGAAAAACTCGCATTGCCTGGGCGAGCCACATGCGGAAACGATCAAGTGGACGTATGAAGAAGTCGCCAAATTGTTCAGGCACTTCGACATGGACGTCGAGATGGGACCGAAAAGCCGTCACCTGCTCGCTGACGCGGGCTTTGATGCGATCAAGGTCGATACTTTTATGGTAACAAACCTTGACGGCGATCCCCAAGACTTCGCCGACATCATCGAAGCCTGGGAAAACGTCTACGCGGGGCAAATGGCAGTCCGACGAGGTGACACACCGGAGTTCATTCGTAGGTTCAGGCAGGGATTTAAAGACCACGTTTTCGCGGCCCTTCATCCGAAGGGTTATGCGGGCTGGCCAATTTGGGCGGCGTCCGGCCGAAAGCCGCTATGA
- a CDS encoding aldehyde dehydrogenase family protein: MSLSLKVYQAFDRAFITELPADDAAALDRKLDIAAKAFADRDGWLPAYQRMAILRKTSELLHDNRDRFAMMIAREGGKPLADAIVEVTRAIDGLVNAADEIRNFAGKEIPMGLTAASLNRLAFTTKEPIGVVAAISAFNHPLNLIVHQIAPAIAVGCPVIVKPAATTPISCVEIVKLLWEAGLDERWCQTFVTDDNTLAESFSTDTRVAFLSFIGSAKVGWYLKSKLPPGTRCALEHGGAAPVIVDRSVDVAAVVSPIVKGGYYHAGQVCVSVQRIFVHEDILESFTENLGARVAALQVGDPALKQTEVGPLILPRETERVSNWIREAVDAGARQLGGGRLSETTLLPSVLLNPPADAKVSQLEVFGPLTCVYGYRNLDDAIESANSLPYAFQASVFSSDIAVALRAAKRLDAAAVLVNDHTAFRTDWMPFAGRRQSGYGVGGIPWTMQEMADDKMVVLNGVS, encoded by the coding sequence ATGTCGCTTAGCTTAAAGGTCTATCAGGCGTTTGATCGAGCGTTCATCACCGAGCTGCCGGCCGATGACGCCGCCGCACTTGATCGCAAGCTGGATATTGCCGCGAAAGCCTTTGCCGATCGCGACGGCTGGTTGCCTGCGTATCAGCGCATGGCGATCTTGAGAAAGACGTCGGAACTGCTGCACGACAACAGGGACCGTTTCGCGATGATGATTGCGCGGGAAGGCGGCAAGCCTCTGGCGGACGCCATCGTCGAAGTCACACGCGCAATCGACGGGTTGGTCAACGCCGCCGATGAAATCCGCAACTTCGCCGGCAAGGAAATCCCGATGGGGTTGACTGCCGCGAGCCTGAACCGCCTGGCGTTCACAACGAAAGAGCCGATCGGTGTTGTCGCGGCGATCTCGGCATTCAACCATCCTCTCAATCTCATTGTCCATCAAATCGCGCCTGCGATCGCCGTAGGCTGCCCCGTCATTGTAAAGCCTGCGGCAACGACGCCCATATCGTGCGTCGAAATCGTGAAGTTGCTTTGGGAGGCCGGCCTGGACGAACGCTGGTGCCAGACCTTCGTCACCGATGACAACACGCTTGCTGAATCGTTTTCGACCGATACCCGCGTCGCGTTTTTAAGCTTCATCGGATCTGCGAAAGTCGGCTGGTATCTCAAGAGCAAGCTGCCGCCAGGCACGAGGTGCGCGCTTGAACATGGGGGTGCTGCACCTGTTATCGTCGATCGAAGTGTGGATGTGGCCGCGGTCGTCAGTCCCATCGTCAAAGGTGGCTATTATCATGCAGGCCAGGTCTGTGTATCGGTCCAGCGGATATTCGTGCACGAAGATATCCTGGAGTCGTTCACCGAGAACCTTGGCGCCAGGGTTGCGGCCCTTCAGGTCGGCGATCCGGCCCTCAAGCAAACCGAGGTGGGGCCACTAATCCTGCCGCGCGAAACGGAGCGAGTATCGAACTGGATCCGGGAAGCAGTCGATGCGGGAGCAAGACAGCTCGGAGGCGGGCGCCTGTCGGAAACGACGCTGCTGCCGTCGGTCCTGCTCAATCCGCCGGCGGACGCAAAGGTCTCTCAACTCGAAGTCTTCGGCCCGCTGACCTGCGTCTACGGCTACCGAAACCTCGACGATGCGATTGAGAGTGCCAACTCGCTGCCTTATGCTTTTCAGGCGAGCGTATTTTCCTCGGATATCGCCGTCGCGCTCCGCGCGGCAAAGCGTCTGGATGCAGCCGCCGTTCTCGTCAATGACCACACTGCGTTCAGGACGGATTGGATGCCGTTCGCAGGTCGCCGCCAGTCCGGTTACGGCGTGGGCGGTATCCCTTGGACGATGCAGGAGATGGCCGATGACAAGATGGTCGTTCTCAATGGGGTAAGTTAA
- a CDS encoding slr1658 superfamily regulator has protein sequence MTPTLYGIEALASENLDASTRLTLRDGPLQLGWKHSGMTSDFLAEVMSLPYSRSTRDYTQAHHDIGYLSNELIENAVKFRQPGEILIEVGISGGCFFMRITNSIDSASLSRLQQLLHRLRSKEPGELLLERIESNAISEGSGSGLGLLTLLSDYDAKMAWAFEEADDDHFKLTTTALVALPPSSKL, from the coding sequence ATGACACCAACGTTATATGGGATCGAAGCTCTGGCAAGTGAGAACCTGGATGCGAGCACACGTCTGACATTGCGCGATGGACCACTTCAACTCGGCTGGAAACATTCGGGGATGACTTCGGACTTCCTCGCAGAAGTAATGTCACTTCCGTATTCCCGCTCAACGAGAGACTACACGCAAGCGCATCACGACATCGGATATCTCAGCAATGAGCTCATCGAAAATGCCGTCAAATTTCGACAGCCCGGAGAAATCCTCATCGAAGTCGGGATATCGGGCGGATGCTTTTTCATGAGGATAACGAACAGCATCGATAGCGCATCGTTATCTCGTTTGCAGCAGTTGCTGCACCGACTTCGGTCGAAAGAACCCGGCGAGCTTCTTCTCGAACGGATCGAAAGCAATGCAATATCGGAAGGGAGCGGGTCCGGTTTGGGATTGCTCACCCTCCTAAGCGATTACGATGCAAAAATGGCATGGGCATTCGAAGAAGCCGACGACGACCATTTCAAACTGACAACGACTGCATTGGTGGCGTTGCCGCCTTCCTCCAAGCTGTGA
- a CDS encoding TetR/AcrR family transcriptional regulator, whose translation MSSRAIAAEKRQHIIETAYTLFKRDGFHATGIDRIIAEAEVAKMTMYRHFPSKDGLIVEVLNWRADRFKRQLDRLSETAMMPDEKITAIFDWHERWFDSPDFHGCLFQHALAEFGEPDHAVFEAVMRQKRDLQDRIRNILAQSVPEGRAPHIAMTLFMLIEGATMLAQMGQGKAAIDNARKVAADLLAMRARQ comes from the coding sequence ATGTCATCCCGCGCCATCGCCGCCGAGAAACGTCAGCACATCATTGAAACCGCCTATACCCTGTTCAAGCGCGACGGCTTCCACGCCACCGGCATAGACCGGATCATTGCCGAGGCCGAAGTCGCCAAGATGACCATGTATCGGCATTTTCCCAGCAAGGACGGCCTGATTGTCGAGGTTCTGAACTGGCGGGCGGATCGGTTCAAACGCCAGCTCGACCGGCTTTCGGAAACCGCGATGATGCCAGATGAGAAGATCACGGCGATTTTCGATTGGCATGAACGCTGGTTCGACAGTCCGGATTTTCATGGATGCCTGTTTCAGCATGCGCTTGCGGAATTCGGCGAGCCGGATCACGCGGTATTCGAGGCAGTCATGCGCCAGAAGCGTGATCTTCAGGATCGTATTCGGAACATCCTGGCGCAATCAGTGCCGGAGGGTCGAGCGCCGCATATCGCCATGACCCTGTTCATGCTGATCGAGGGGGCAACGATGCTCGCTCAGATGGGCCAGGGAAAAGCGGCGATCGACAACGCCCGGAAGGTTGCAGCCGATCTGCTGGCGATGAGGGCGCGGCAATGA
- a CDS encoding slr1659 superfamily regulator yields MEISDENFRVWTENTEVYFDGIFRLAGPDAYAPIHSMIVGLLHEGHKQVTFNLTGLEFLNSSGINLLAKLTIEARKMGELQLIVKGTNQYPWQAKSLPNLKKLHPLLDLRLA; encoded by the coding sequence ATGGAAATCAGCGACGAAAATTTCCGCGTATGGACAGAAAACACCGAGGTATATTTCGACGGTATATTTCGGCTCGCAGGGCCCGACGCCTACGCCCCCATTCATTCGATGATAGTGGGGTTGCTCCATGAAGGACACAAACAAGTAACGTTCAATTTGACGGGTCTCGAGTTCCTCAACTCCTCCGGCATAAACCTACTTGCCAAACTGACAATCGAGGCCAGGAAAATGGGTGAACTCCAGCTCATTGTGAAAGGCACCAACCAATATCCCTGGCAGGCAAAATCGCTTCCGAATCTGAAAAAATTGCACCCGCTGCTTGATTTGCGCCTAGCGTAG
- a CDS encoding acetolactate synthase large subunit, with protein MTKGSDLLIAALENEGVERIFGIPGEENLDVVESIRKSSIELVLTRHEQAAAFMAATYGRLTGRPGVCLTTLGPGALNLSTGAAYALLGAMPMVMITGQKGILSSRQARFQIVDVVASMKPLTKLTRQIVSPQMIPTLVREAFRIAQEERPGPVHLELPEDIAAEECENIALVAPHQLELPIASDAALDRAAALIASAKRPLLMFGAAASRPRSTSDIAQFVIRTRIPYFTTQMGKGTVPGGTELYMGTAALSERDYVHEAIEQADLIVTIGHDTIEKPPFIMGKGGPKVVHVGYQPATVEQVYFPQAEVIGDMGPSLKALADRLEGKLPNAQALLHLRERILDRIADRATEERFTPQRLVHDIREVIPHDGILALDNGMYKIWFARNYRTKMANTLLLDNALATMGAGLPSAMIASMLYPERRVMAICGDGGFMMNSQELETAVRLKLNLVVLVIEDDAYGMIRWKQAVDEFPDFGMTFGNPDFVKYAQSYGAKGTRVDDIGQFKQVLEDAFKGGGVHLVNVPVDYSENERVLVKELRERLPAILEA; from the coding sequence ATGACCAAAGGCTCTGATCTCCTCATCGCGGCGCTTGAGAACGAAGGCGTGGAGCGTATCTTCGGCATTCCAGGCGAAGAAAACCTCGACGTCGTCGAATCCATCCGCAAATCGTCAATCGAGCTCGTGCTCACGCGACACGAGCAGGCAGCCGCGTTCATGGCAGCGACCTACGGACGGCTGACGGGAAGGCCTGGCGTATGCCTAACGACGCTTGGGCCAGGAGCACTGAACCTGTCGACAGGGGCGGCCTATGCTCTTCTCGGCGCAATGCCCATGGTGATGATCACCGGCCAAAAGGGTATTCTTTCATCGCGGCAGGCTCGCTTCCAGATCGTTGACGTCGTCGCATCGATGAAGCCGCTGACCAAGCTCACGCGCCAGATCGTTTCGCCGCAGATGATCCCGACCCTGGTGAGGGAGGCGTTCAGGATCGCGCAGGAGGAACGGCCTGGTCCAGTTCATCTCGAACTGCCGGAAGACATCGCTGCAGAGGAGTGTGAAAACATCGCGCTGGTGGCGCCGCATCAGCTTGAACTGCCGATCGCAAGCGACGCTGCGCTCGATCGTGCGGCTGCGCTGATTGCATCGGCCAAGCGTCCATTGCTTATGTTCGGAGCGGCAGCCTCGCGTCCTCGATCCACGTCGGACATCGCCCAGTTCGTTATTCGAACGCGCATCCCCTATTTCACGACCCAGATGGGGAAAGGGACGGTTCCAGGGGGAACTGAGCTTTATATGGGCACTGCGGCCCTCTCGGAGCGAGACTACGTCCACGAGGCCATCGAGCAGGCAGACCTGATCGTCACGATCGGCCATGACACGATCGAAAAGCCTCCATTCATCATGGGCAAGGGTGGTCCGAAAGTTGTCCACGTCGGATACCAGCCGGCGACGGTCGAGCAAGTCTATTTTCCTCAGGCCGAGGTCATCGGCGACATGGGGCCGTCACTCAAGGCGCTCGCCGATCGCCTGGAAGGCAAGCTGCCGAATGCGCAGGCGCTTCTTCATCTGCGGGAGCGAATTCTGGATCGTATTGCGGACAGGGCGACCGAGGAACGGTTTACGCCCCAGAGGCTGGTCCACGACATCCGGGAGGTCATACCCCACGATGGCATTCTCGCTCTCGACAACGGCATGTACAAGATATGGTTCGCGCGCAACTATCGCACCAAGATGGCGAATACGCTGCTTCTCGACAATGCGCTTGCGACGATGGGGGCTGGCCTTCCGTCGGCAATGATCGCGTCGATGCTTTACCCGGAACGACGGGTCATGGCGATCTGCGGCGACGGCGGTTTCATGATGAATTCGCAAGAGCTGGAGACCGCCGTTCGGCTCAAATTGAACCTTGTTGTTCTTGTGATTGAAGACGATGCCTACGGGATGATCCGTTGGAAGCAGGCCGTGGACGAATTTCCGGACTTCGGAATGACATTCGGCAATCCGGACTTCGTCAAATATGCGCAATCCTACGGCGCCAAAGGTACGAGGGTCGATGATATCGGTCAGTTCAAGCAGGTTCTCGAGGATGCGTTCAAAGGCGGGGGCGTGCATCTGGTCAATGTCCCCGTCGACTATTCGGAAAATGAACGTGTGCTGGTGAAAGAGCTGCGCGAACGGCTCCCGGCAATTCTGGAGGCATGA
- a CDS encoding putative bifunctional diguanylate cyclase/phosphodiesterase, which translates to MRKARATRATPENRQEHAPSPVDRLLFFDHDFNPIKILPGDELSATLTPAMSLWEHFPELDKSATTQALRSMGEGVQSLRLSVNVRKPGSQSLTIFQIGNMYAVVRSGDRVDDERATLLHLATHDPLTGLPNRRQFGEDLAVSLTEIAASGETLSLMQLDLDDFKPVNDTLGHPAGDKLLQLAASRIQGCLTEDDRAYRLAGDEFMVISMGPGHPAKGHQLAEALVAAFQKPFTIDGIAVFVGSSVGVSSAPPDGTSPEQLMKASDVALYAAKKEGRRRAKSFDPSMLELLEQRELLRRSLRIALAKHQFSMEYQPIAEAGSIVGFEALLRWHHPLLGSIPASTFIPMAEADGLMPEIGAWVLEQACREAMNWPQNYIVAVNVSAAEFLTNGLTDRISQTLDLVGFPSDRLELEITESVLLERTVNNIDTLNTLNVLGIKIALDDFGTEYSSLSYLKTFPFDTIKIDRYFITDLESDFKSQVIVRCIIELAHGLHMRVTAEGVETAQQAKWLRKAGCDRLQGHLVSRPLPIATVGEFIDRANTSQSRATQL; encoded by the coding sequence ATGCGTAAAGCTCGTGCCACGCGCGCGACTCCTGAAAATAGACAGGAACATGCTCCGAGCCCGGTCGATCGGCTCTTATTCTTCGACCACGATTTCAATCCGATCAAAATCTTGCCGGGCGATGAACTGTCCGCTACGCTTACACCCGCGATGTCGCTATGGGAGCATTTTCCAGAGCTGGACAAATCGGCGACCACGCAGGCACTCCGCTCAATGGGCGAAGGTGTCCAGTCCTTGCGACTGTCGGTCAATGTCAGGAAACCTGGTTCGCAAAGCCTGACGATCTTTCAGATCGGAAATATGTACGCCGTTGTTCGATCCGGCGATCGCGTTGACGACGAACGAGCGACCCTATTGCATCTGGCAACCCACGATCCGTTGACGGGCTTGCCAAATCGACGCCAGTTTGGCGAGGATCTCGCTGTGTCGTTGACGGAAATAGCCGCCTCGGGCGAGACCTTGTCCCTGATGCAGCTTGACCTCGACGACTTCAAGCCTGTGAACGACACGTTGGGTCATCCGGCCGGGGACAAGCTTCTTCAACTTGCTGCTAGCCGCATTCAAGGGTGCCTTACAGAAGACGACAGGGCCTATCGCCTCGCGGGCGACGAATTCATGGTCATCTCCATGGGCCCGGGACATCCGGCCAAGGGTCACCAACTGGCGGAAGCCTTGGTTGCGGCATTCCAAAAGCCCTTTACGATCGACGGCATCGCGGTGTTTGTCGGTAGCAGCGTTGGCGTGTCAAGTGCACCACCGGACGGCACGAGTCCCGAGCAGCTTATGAAGGCGTCAGACGTCGCACTCTACGCCGCGAAGAAAGAAGGTCGCCGTCGTGCAAAATCGTTTGATCCTTCAATGCTTGAATTGCTGGAGCAGCGCGAGCTATTGCGCCGGAGCCTTCGAATAGCCCTGGCAAAACACCAATTCTCAATGGAGTATCAACCGATCGCAGAGGCCGGTTCTATCGTCGGTTTCGAAGCGCTTCTCAGATGGCACCACCCCTTGCTCGGGAGTATTCCTGCAAGCACCTTCATCCCGATGGCCGAAGCAGATGGCTTGATGCCGGAAATAGGCGCATGGGTTTTGGAACAGGCATGTCGGGAAGCGATGAACTGGCCGCAGAACTACATCGTCGCCGTCAATGTGTCGGCGGCTGAATTCCTGACAAACGGCCTTACCGATCGAATCTCTCAAACGCTGGATCTTGTGGGATTTCCATCGGATCGCCTGGAGCTTGAAATAACCGAGAGCGTGCTGCTCGAGCGGACCGTCAACAACATCGACACCCTCAATACTCTCAACGTGCTGGGCATCAAAATCGCCCTCGACGACTTCGGGACAGAATATTCATCCCTCAGCTATCTGAAAACATTCCCCTTCGACACGATAAAAATCGATCGATATTTTATTACCGATCTCGAAAGCGATTTCAAAAGCCAGGTAATCGTCCGCTGTATCATTGAGCTAGCACATGGCCTCCACATGCGCGTCACTGCCGAAGGGGTTGAGACGGCACAGCAGGCGAAATGGTTGCGCAAGGCGGGATGCGACAGGTTACAAGGCCATTTGGTGAGCAGGCCGCTCCCGATCGCGACGGTTGGGGAATTTATCGATCGTGCGAATACATCCCAAAGCCGCGCCACGCAGTTGTGA
- a CDS encoding SpoIIE family protein phosphatase: MMDRISLKRSIKLGSFRAKFILVVGGAVLFDLLVSGGLALWNVQRLSRDATLEVGQGLEAASQDYIRTYADSTAAQVSLLLRQVHNDVGTLAGVLQAQIDDPERNLDVGAAIARTSPDSVRLVYDQKGNWSQNVPGSVSVVSVWGYLLKPDHSPRPDVEADIQTSAVLDLVAPSLLQHGSSKLQMYYIGSKERPIFRTAPYTDQAQTFDRLYPGHNDANFWNFFFPGLYESWQSWAANMNSRPVADDITQTAPYTDAITGKLIVSFFHPLWTADRRDVAGAAGADITLDQLAETVENVKVAQSGFGFLAMSDGNVVAINRTGEETLGLRSASDTSGTGVTGLERSLKGSSQPEIAKMALDREQGIQHLLLERNGQKVPYIVIVKKLPATNLWSSGPVRQEAMSLVLAVPEREIDASLYAAQAKISEATNRIVLYQILAIAMSLAIVTIAVLAASKRITSGISALANAARRIQTKDYSVRVAIASKDEVGEAGEAFNRMAEEISFHTENLEQLVEERTAQIEDAKEEISTLNAQLQRENRRLGTELAVAERIQLMVLPLHQELDELQALEIAAYMRPAEEVGGDYYDVLKSGNRLKIGIGDVAGHGLESGVLMLMVQSVARALQEAGNVDAVKFLTDLNSALFKNIVRTKIDKHLTLAFLDYDGKEMILSGQHEEVIVIRTNGEIERIDTMDLGIPIGLQADISQFIRTRRIAFEQGDLILLHTDGVTEAENDAGELFGIDRLCVEALRTKNESADKVVSEIVAALMHFIGSQKIHDDITLLAVRHR; encoded by the coding sequence ATGATGGACAGGATATCTTTGAAAAGATCGATAAAGCTGGGTTCATTCCGCGCAAAATTCATCTTGGTTGTCGGCGGAGCGGTCCTCTTTGATCTGCTGGTGAGCGGAGGATTGGCACTCTGGAACGTCCAACGGCTGTCACGCGACGCGACGCTGGAAGTCGGGCAAGGCCTTGAGGCAGCAAGCCAGGACTATATCCGGACATATGCTGACTCCACCGCTGCCCAGGTCAGTTTGTTGCTACGGCAGGTTCACAACGATGTTGGCACGCTGGCAGGCGTGCTTCAGGCACAAATCGACGATCCCGAGCGCAATTTAGACGTCGGTGCGGCGATCGCTCGAACCTCTCCCGACAGCGTCCGCCTCGTTTATGACCAGAAGGGGAACTGGTCTCAAAACGTTCCGGGCTCTGTCTCCGTGGTGAGCGTTTGGGGCTACCTACTGAAACCTGATCATAGCCCAAGACCTGACGTCGAGGCGGACATTCAGACGAGCGCGGTTCTGGACCTCGTAGCGCCGAGTTTGCTGCAGCACGGTTCTTCCAAGCTCCAGATGTATTACATTGGCTCGAAAGAACGGCCGATTTTCAGAACTGCACCTTATACGGATCAGGCCCAGACCTTCGACCGCCTTTATCCCGGTCACAACGATGCAAATTTCTGGAACTTCTTTTTTCCCGGGCTCTACGAGTCTTGGCAGAGCTGGGCGGCCAATATGAATTCGCGGCCGGTGGCAGACGATATCACGCAGACAGCTCCCTATACCGATGCGATTACCGGGAAACTCATCGTGAGTTTCTTTCATCCCCTGTGGACAGCCGACAGGAGGGACGTCGCCGGCGCGGCTGGCGCGGACATCACGCTCGATCAACTCGCAGAGACTGTTGAAAATGTTAAAGTGGCCCAATCCGGGTTTGGCTTCCTCGCGATGTCAGACGGAAACGTCGTCGCGATCAACCGCACAGGTGAAGAGACTCTCGGCCTGCGGTCCGCGAGCGATACGAGCGGAACAGGCGTGACCGGACTGGAACGGTCGTTGAAGGGAAGCTCCCAGCCCGAAATTGCGAAAATGGCGCTGGACCGCGAACAGGGCATCCAACACCTGTTGTTGGAACGAAACGGGCAAAAAGTTCCATACATCGTAATCGTGAAGAAACTGCCTGCGACCAATCTCTGGTCCAGCGGCCCGGTCCGACAGGAGGCGATGTCCCTCGTACTGGCCGTACCCGAACGGGAAATCGATGCCTCCCTATACGCTGCACAAGCCAAGATTTCCGAAGCCACGAACCGCATCGTGCTCTATCAGATTCTGGCAATCGCAATGTCGCTGGCGATCGTGACGATCGCCGTGCTTGCCGCCTCGAAGCGAATAACGAGTGGCATCAGTGCCCTAGCAAATGCCGCGAGAAGGATCCAGACAAAGGATTACTCGGTGCGGGTTGCCATCGCCAGCAAAGACGAAGTTGGCGAGGCCGGAGAAGCATTCAACAGGATGGCCGAAGAGATCAGCTTCCACACGGAAAATCTCGAGCAACTCGTTGAAGAGCGAACCGCCCAGATCGAAGACGCAAAGGAAGAAATCTCGACGTTGAACGCGCAGCTTCAGCGAGAAAATCGACGGCTTGGGACAGAACTGGCCGTCGCCGAGAGAATCCAGTTGATGGTGCTGCCATTGCATCAGGAACTTGACGAACTGCAGGCGCTGGAAATAGCGGCGTACATGAGACCCGCCGAGGAGGTCGGCGGCGACTATTACGATGTCCTGAAAAGCGGCAATCGTTTGAAAATCGGCATTGGCGACGTCGCCGGGCACGGGCTTGAAAGCGGAGTGTTGATGTTGATGGTTCAGTCGGTCGCCCGCGCACTGCAGGAGGCAGGCAATGTCGATGCGGTCAAATTTCTCACTGACCTGAATAGCGCCCTTTTCAAGAATATCGTGAGAACCAAGATCGACAAGCACCTCACTTTGGCATTCCTTGACTACGACGGAAAAGAAATGATCCTGTCTGGCCAGCACGAAGAGGTGATCGTAATACGGACGAACGGCGAGATCGAACGTATCGATACTATGGATTTGGGAATACCGATCGGACTGCAGGCCGATATTTCCCAATTCATCAGGACCCGCAGGATAGCGTTCGAGCAGGGCGACCTCATTCTTCTCCACACGGACGGCGTGACGGAAGCCGAGAACGACGCCGGAGAACTGTTTGGCATCGACCGTCTGTGCGTCGAGGCACTTCGCACAAAGAACGAAAGTGCCGACAAAGTCGTCTCCGAAATCGTTGCGGCATTAATGCATTTTATCGGGTCACAAAAGATCCATGACGACATCACGCTTCTCGCGGTACGACATAGGTGA
- a CDS encoding DMT family transporter, with the protein MSAAVIGLALFAAILHATWNAFLRSGGDRLWTVTVMSFASTAVALPFLFIYPLPPSAAWSCIFLSSILQVGYSVFLVAAYRYGELGQVYPIVRGTVPLLVTLGGFVAAGDYLDPFQIAGVILIALGIMSLSIGKGRPSTSSILFALATGAIIAAYATVDSIGVRRAGQSGAYTAWVLVLYGTLLPVMFIGMRRRLRVDFRAPDTWKAFGGGLVAMIAYGVVIAAFSLGPAGPITALRETSVVFAVLIGWLFLGETLTTRRILACIIVTAGAILLGS; encoded by the coding sequence ATGAGCGCCGCCGTCATCGGCTTGGCGCTTTTCGCGGCGATCCTTCACGCCACATGGAACGCCTTCCTGCGCAGCGGCGGCGATCGGCTCTGGACCGTCACCGTCATGAGCTTTGCGAGCACGGCTGTCGCGCTTCCGTTCCTGTTCATTTATCCGCTGCCGCCGTCGGCCGCATGGTCCTGTATCTTTCTCTCTTCCATCCTTCAGGTCGGCTATAGCGTCTTCCTCGTCGCGGCCTATCGTTATGGGGAACTTGGGCAGGTCTATCCGATTGTTCGCGGAACGGTGCCACTTCTCGTGACGCTCGGCGGGTTCGTCGCCGCTGGCGATTACCTGGACCCTTTCCAGATTGCAGGTGTCATTCTCATTGCCCTCGGGATCATGAGCCTATCCATTGGCAAGGGCAGACCCTCCACTTCGTCCATCCTGTTCGCTCTTGCGACAGGAGCGATCATCGCCGCCTACGCGACGGTCGACTCCATCGGCGTACGACGGGCCGGCCAGAGCGGCGCATATACTGCCTGGGTACTCGTCCTTTACGGCACGCTCCTGCCTGTTATGTTCATTGGCATGCGTCGGCGGCTTCGGGTCGATTTTCGAGCGCCGGACACATGGAAGGCCTTCGGAGGCGGCTTGGTCGCAATGATCGCCTACGGTGTGGTGATTGCTGCCTTCTCACTGGGACCCGCCGGCCCAATCACGGCGCTACGGGAAACAAGCGTTGTATTCGCCGTCTTGATCGGCTGGCTGTTCCTTGGCGAAACCTTGACCACCAGGCGCATTCTCGCCTGCATTATTGTTACGGCGGGCGCGATCCTGCTCGGGAGTTGA